A region of Rhizobium indicum DNA encodes the following proteins:
- a CDS encoding ABC transporter ATP-binding protein, with protein MASAADLLRIENLDVSFSVFGDRLRVVKQANLRILPGKVTALVGESGSGKSVISQSIMGILPNPAKASGSILFTDPLDGSTTDILSFPRDSEEMRDLRGRRMATIFQEPMTSLSPLHTIGNQISEVLLIHTEADKQEAREKTEEMLGLVGFSNPHRTYDMYPFELSGGMRQRAMIAMALICKPALLIADEPTTALDVTIQAQILELLRELQAKLGMAMLLITHDLGIVANMADEVVVIYHGEIMEAGPVEDIFRNPQHPYLKGLMAAVPHFDMKPGERLKALREVTVNLESLVGKKKPLQAEAPGILLSVANLSKTYKTRKRSFFGKHEATVLRAVDDVSFDIRRGECLGLVGESGCGKTTLSKILMRAITPDSGAVVFNDGKEVVDVLSVKGAELQDMRTKIQMVFQDPVSSLSPRMTVRNILSEPLEIHDRGDSDERKRKVEGLMAAIGLDKRYLSRYPHSFSGGQRQRIGIARALALGPKLVILDEPVSALDVSVQAQILNLLKDLQKELGLTYLFISHNLAVVDYMADRIAVMCKGRIVEIAPREIILRDPVHPYTKSLLAAVPFPDLDRPLDFKALRENGAADKQNWGATFTAEHDDASELAYADLGDGHLVRARKGADAKELR; from the coding sequence ATGGCGTCTGCAGCGGATCTGTTGCGTATTGAAAATCTCGACGTCTCCTTCTCGGTTTTCGGTGACCGGCTACGCGTCGTAAAGCAAGCCAATCTTCGCATTCTTCCGGGCAAGGTCACCGCTCTCGTCGGTGAATCCGGCTCCGGAAAATCGGTGATCAGCCAGTCGATCATGGGCATCCTGCCCAATCCGGCCAAGGCCTCGGGCAGCATCCTGTTCACCGATCCGCTCGACGGCAGCACGACCGATATCCTGTCCTTTCCGCGCGACAGCGAGGAAATGCGCGACCTGCGCGGCCGCCGCATGGCGACGATCTTCCAGGAGCCGATGACCTCGCTGTCGCCGCTCCATACGATCGGCAATCAGATCAGCGAAGTGCTGCTGATCCATACCGAAGCCGACAAGCAGGAAGCCCGTGAAAAGACCGAGGAGATGCTTGGGCTGGTCGGCTTCTCCAATCCACATCGCACCTACGACATGTATCCGTTCGAACTGTCCGGCGGCATGCGCCAGCGCGCGATGATCGCCATGGCGCTGATCTGCAAGCCGGCGCTCTTGATCGCCGACGAGCCGACGACTGCGCTCGACGTGACGATCCAGGCGCAGATCCTCGAACTGCTCCGCGAGCTGCAGGCCAAGCTCGGCATGGCGATGCTGCTCATTACCCACGATCTCGGCATCGTCGCCAACATGGCCGACGAGGTGGTCGTCATCTATCACGGCGAGATCATGGAAGCAGGACCGGTCGAGGATATCTTCCGCAATCCGCAGCATCCCTATCTCAAGGGCCTGATGGCCGCCGTCCCGCATTTCGACATGAAACCCGGCGAGCGGCTGAAAGCGCTGCGGGAGGTAACGGTCAATCTCGAGTCCCTCGTCGGCAAGAAGAAGCCGCTCCAGGCAGAGGCGCCGGGCATCCTGCTTTCCGTCGCCAATCTCTCGAAGACCTACAAGACGCGCAAGCGCAGTTTCTTCGGCAAGCATGAAGCCACCGTCCTGCGCGCCGTCGACGACGTCAGCTTCGACATCCGCCGCGGCGAATGTCTGGGCCTGGTGGGCGAGTCCGGCTGCGGCAAGACGACGCTCAGCAAGATCCTGATGCGCGCCATCACGCCGGACAGCGGCGCAGTGGTGTTCAACGACGGCAAGGAGGTCGTCGACGTCCTCTCCGTCAAAGGCGCCGAACTGCAGGACATGCGGACCAAGATCCAGATGGTGTTCCAGGACCCGGTCTCCTCGCTCTCGCCGCGCATGACGGTGCGCAACATCCTGAGTGAACCGCTGGAAATCCATGACCGCGGCGACAGCGACGAGCGCAAGCGCAAGGTCGAAGGGCTGATGGCGGCAATCGGCCTCGACAAGCGTTATCTCAGCCGTTACCCGCACAGTTTTTCGGGCGGCCAGCGCCAGCGCATCGGCATCGCGCGGGCGCTCGCGCTCGGCCCGAAGCTCGTCATCCTCGACGAGCCGGTCTCGGCGCTTGACGTCTCCGTGCAGGCGCAGATCCTCAACCTGTTGAAGGACCTGCAGAAAGAGCTGGGGCTTACTTATCTGTTCATTTCGCACAATCTCGCCGTCGTCGATTACATGGCCGACCGCATCGCGGTGATGTGCAAGGGCCGCATCGTCGAGATCGCGCCGCGCGAGATCATCCTGCGCGATCCGGTGCACCCCTATACGAAATCGCTGCTCGCCGCCGTCCCCTTCCCCGATCTCGACCGGCCGCTCGATTTCAAGGCGCTCAGGGAAAACGGCGCCGCCGACAAGCAGAACTGGGGCGCGACCTTCACCGCCGAGCATGACGACGCTTCCGAACTTGCCTATGCCGACCTCGGCGACGGCCATCTGGTGCGCGCCCGCAAAGGCGCCGATGCCAAGGAGTTGCGCTGA
- a CDS encoding ABC transporter substrate-binding protein, giving the protein MVTRRIFLGGLVGAAIAPALLRAGQVGEPEFLKERLTSGSLPPMAERIPVRPRIVNLKEMGLEPGAYGGTVRTIIGSQRDIRFMTIYGYARLVGYNKHLQFQPDILAGFQSEDDTVFTFTLREGHKWSDGQPFTADDFRYWWEDVILNDKLTPGGGALELRPHGSLPRFEMLDPLTVRYTWEKPNPMFLPTLAGPQPLVIFGPGHYLKQFHKKFQPDQAKMDELMKTYRVKKWQDLHIKMARSYRPENPNLPTLDPWRNTTPLPSEQFVFERNPFFHRIDETGRQLPYLDRFILNVSSSSIIAAKAGAGEADLQVTGIDFNDYTFLKEAEKRFPVKVNLWKLARGSRITLLPNLNCADEVWRGLFRDVRLRRALSLAIDRHEVNMVAFYGLGTPSADTVLPDSPLFKQEYADAFVKFDPDEANRLLDELGLTKRGDDGIRLLPDGRRAEITVETAGESNLDTDVLELVRDHWANIGLALYTRTSQRDVFRNRAMSGSIMMSIWYGLDNGVPTADMSPAGLAPTLDDQLQWPLWGMHYLSAGQEGVAPDLPEAAELVNLLSQWGSTAKFEERQVIWHKMLSLYTQQVFSIGLINSTLQPILRAAKLQNLPERALYGFDPTSYLGVYMPDAFWYKEA; this is encoded by the coding sequence ATGGTGACGCGTCGCATTTTTCTCGGCGGCCTCGTCGGCGCGGCGATCGCGCCCGCGCTGCTTCGCGCCGGACAGGTCGGCGAGCCGGAATTCCTGAAGGAGCGGCTGACATCAGGCAGCCTGCCGCCGATGGCGGAGCGCATTCCCGTCCGCCCGCGTATCGTCAATCTGAAGGAGATGGGGCTCGAACCCGGTGCCTACGGCGGCACGGTGCGCACCATCATCGGCAGCCAGCGCGACATCCGCTTCATGACGATCTACGGCTATGCCCGCCTGGTCGGCTACAACAAGCACCTGCAGTTCCAGCCGGACATCCTGGCCGGTTTCCAGTCCGAGGACGACACGGTCTTCACCTTCACACTGCGCGAGGGCCATAAATGGTCCGACGGCCAGCCGTTTACGGCTGACGATTTCCGCTACTGGTGGGAAGACGTCATCCTGAACGACAAGCTGACGCCCGGCGGCGGCGCGCTAGAGCTTCGTCCGCACGGCAGCCTGCCGCGCTTCGAGATGCTCGATCCGCTGACCGTGCGCTACACCTGGGAAAAACCCAACCCGATGTTCCTGCCGACGCTGGCAGGCCCGCAGCCGCTCGTCATCTTCGGCCCTGGTCATTATCTCAAGCAGTTCCACAAGAAATTCCAGCCGGACCAAGCGAAGATGGACGAGCTGATGAAGACCTACCGCGTCAAGAAATGGCAGGATCTGCACATCAAGATGGCGCGTTCCTACCGTCCGGAAAATCCGAACCTGCCGACGCTCGATCCCTGGCGCAATACGACGCCGCTGCCGTCCGAGCAGTTCGTCTTCGAGCGCAACCCGTTCTTCCACCGCATCGACGAGACCGGCAGGCAGCTACCCTATCTCGACCGCTTCATCCTCAACGTCTCCTCCTCATCGATCATCGCCGCCAAGGCGGGGGCAGGCGAAGCCGACCTGCAGGTGACCGGCATCGATTTCAACGACTACACCTTCCTGAAGGAGGCCGAGAAGCGCTTCCCGGTGAAGGTCAATCTCTGGAAGCTCGCGCGCGGCTCGCGCATCACGCTGCTGCCGAACCTCAACTGTGCTGACGAAGTGTGGCGCGGCCTTTTCCGCGACGTCCGCCTGCGCCGCGCTTTGTCGTTGGCGATCGACCGGCACGAGGTCAACATGGTCGCCTTCTACGGCCTCGGCACGCCAAGCGCCGATACCGTCCTGCCCGATAGCCCGCTCTTCAAGCAGGAATATGCCGATGCCTTCGTGAAGTTCGATCCCGACGAGGCCAACCGCCTGCTCGACGAACTCGGCTTGACCAAACGCGGTGACGACGGCATTCGGCTGCTGCCGGACGGGCGTCGCGCCGAGATCACCGTCGAGACCGCCGGCGAGAGCAATCTCGACACCGACGTGCTGGAACTGGTGCGAGATCACTGGGCCAATATCGGCCTGGCGCTCTATACCCGGACCTCGCAGCGCGATGTCTTCCGCAATCGCGCCATGAGCGGTTCGATCATGATGTCGATCTGGTACGGCCTCGACAATGGCGTCCCGACGGCCGACATGTCGCCGGCCGGCCTTGCGCCGACACTCGACGATCAGTTGCAATGGCCGCTCTGGGGCATGCATTACCTCTCCGCCGGCCAGGAGGGGGTCGCACCCGACCTGCCGGAGGCAGCCGAGCTGGTCAACCTGCTCAGCCAATGGGGCTCGACGGCGAAATTCGAGGAACGCCAGGTGATCTGGCACAAGATGCTGTCGCTCTATACGCAGCAGGTATTCTCGATCGGCCTCATCAACAGCACGCTGCAGCCGATCCTTCGCGCTGCCAAGCTGCAGAACCTGCCGGAGAGAGCGCTCTACGGCTTCGATCCCACCTCCTATCTCGGCGTCTACATGCCGGATGCATTCTGGTACAAGGAGGCCTGA
- a CDS encoding adenylate/guanylate cyclase domain-containing protein has translation MSTIESSVSSILLDRVAEWLTNSSLAGDELENIVRGFCERLTAAGLPLARVHLSFSMLHPLYDALSFTWRRASGVTIEGFRMPAGQKPDRFLQSPYYYLLDNNLQHIRRRLMQDGPNEFPIFEDLRKDSITDYLAFVQPFGDGSVQGMMGSWSTDHHTGFSDDMIDALLRMQNHLAVAAKMAVLGKLANNMLTTYLGGDAGKRVLNGQIRRGDGETIRAALVMGDMRESTVYAEKEGRQAYIDTLNQFFDAIAAPFNRNGGEILSFLGDGFLAVYPCGRHKDPSKIACEAALSAVHQAQARVAELNRDREQKGLTRVGYGIGLHVGNVMFGNVGLKDRLTFSAFGSAVNEVQRLQILTKKYGREVVASQAFAGYCGGEWTTLGEEKLRGIRQKVTVLQPRAPAPAINVDESFREAVQNGLSEAEQVILLHRDAKKQVERTSMEKFIQ, from the coding sequence ATGAGCACGATCGAATCCAGCGTGTCCTCCATCCTGTTGGACCGGGTCGCTGAATGGCTGACGAACTCTTCGCTGGCCGGAGACGAGCTTGAAAACATCGTCCGCGGTTTCTGCGAAAGGCTCACTGCTGCGGGCCTGCCACTTGCGCGCGTGCATCTTTCCTTCTCGATGCTGCACCCGCTCTACGATGCGCTGAGCTTCACCTGGCGGCGCGCCAGCGGCGTCACCATCGAGGGCTTCCGCATGCCCGCCGGGCAGAAGCCGGACCGCTTCCTGCAGAGCCCTTATTATTACCTGCTCGACAACAATCTGCAGCACATCCGCCGCCGGCTGATGCAGGATGGGCCGAACGAGTTCCCGATTTTCGAGGACCTGCGCAAGGACAGCATCACCGACTATCTCGCCTTCGTGCAGCCCTTCGGCGACGGCTCGGTGCAGGGCATGATGGGCTCCTGGTCGACCGACCATCACACCGGCTTTTCCGACGACATGATCGACGCGCTGCTCAGGATGCAGAACCATCTGGCGGTCGCCGCCAAGATGGCCGTGCTCGGCAAGCTCGCCAACAACATGCTGACCACCTATCTTGGTGGCGACGCCGGCAAGCGGGTGCTGAACGGCCAGATCCGCCGGGGCGACGGTGAGACGATCCGCGCGGCCCTTGTCATGGGCGACATGCGCGAATCCACCGTCTATGCCGAAAAGGAAGGCCGGCAGGCCTATATCGACACGCTGAACCAGTTCTTCGACGCGATCGCCGCCCCCTTCAACCGCAATGGCGGCGAGATCCTGAGTTTCCTCGGCGACGGCTTTCTCGCCGTCTATCCCTGTGGACGCCATAAGGACCCATCGAAAATTGCCTGCGAGGCGGCTCTTTCGGCCGTCCATCAGGCGCAGGCGCGGGTTGCCGAGCTCAACAGGGACCGCGAGCAGAAGGGCCTGACCAGGGTCGGCTACGGCATCGGCCTGCATGTCGGCAACGTCATGTTCGGCAATGTCGGCCTCAAGGACCGCCTGACCTTCTCCGCCTTCGGCTCGGCGGTCAACGAGGTGCAACGCCTGCAGATCCTGACCAAGAAATACGGCCGCGAGGTCGTCGCCAGCCAGGCCTTCGCCGGCTATTGCGGCGGCGAATGGACGACGCTCGGCGAAGAGAAGCTGCGCGGCATCCGCCAGAAGGTGACGGTGCTGCAGCCGCGCGCGCCGGCGCCGGCGATCAACGTCGACGAGAGCTTCCGCGAGGCCGTGCAGAACGGACTTTCAGAAGCCGAGCAGGTCATTCTCCTGCATCGTGACGCCAAGAAACAGGTCGAGCGCACCAGCATGGAGAAATTCATCCAGTAA
- a CDS encoding ABC transporter permease, whose protein sequence is MSPLPAPGAPLPHYVSTAPFDPLATESMTAAQSRIHLASQKQLMWWKFKQHKLALISGIFLAVVYLMILIVEFLAPYGLHTRNVDFIHAPPQPIHFFDKGSFVGPFVYGRSMTLDLDTLHRVYTDRPNDVQPIRFFCRGDAYKFWGVVASNYHLVCPAIGGQMFLLGTDRLGRDVLSRILYGARISLTIGLIGISISFVLGIVIGGLAGYRGGIFDLIVQRLIEVLQSLPSLPLWMALAAIMPVTWSPIVIYFGITVILGIIDWTGLARAVRSKLLALREEDYVQAAQLMGASTPRIIGRHLVPGFMSHLIASATISIPGMILGETALSFLGLGLRPPITSWGILLTEAKSVSVIAFYPWLLYPIIPVVLVILAFNFLGDGLRDAADPYK, encoded by the coding sequence ATGTCGCCCCTTCCCGCACCCGGCGCGCCGCTGCCGCATTACGTCTCGACCGCGCCTTTCGATCCCCTTGCGACCGAATCGATGACGGCGGCGCAATCGCGCATTCATCTCGCCTCGCAGAAGCAGCTGATGTGGTGGAAATTCAAGCAGCACAAGCTGGCCTTGATCTCCGGCATCTTTCTCGCCGTCGTCTACCTGATGATCCTGATCGTCGAGTTCCTGGCGCCCTACGGCCTGCACACGCGCAATGTCGATTTCATCCACGCGCCGCCGCAACCCATCCACTTCTTCGACAAGGGCAGCTTCGTCGGTCCCTTCGTTTACGGCCGCAGCATGACGCTCGATCTCGACACGCTGCATCGTGTCTATACGGATAGGCCGAACGACGTGCAGCCAATCCGATTCTTCTGCCGCGGCGATGCCTACAAATTCTGGGGCGTTGTTGCCTCGAACTATCATCTCGTCTGCCCGGCGATCGGCGGGCAGATGTTCCTGCTCGGCACCGACCGGCTCGGCCGTGACGTGCTCTCGCGCATCCTCTACGGCGCGCGGATATCGCTGACCATCGGTCTGATCGGCATTTCGATCAGCTTCGTGCTCGGTATCGTCATTGGCGGCCTTGCCGGTTATCGTGGCGGCATTTTCGATCTCATCGTCCAGCGCCTGATCGAAGTGCTGCAATCGCTGCCGAGCCTGCCGCTCTGGATGGCGCTGGCCGCCATCATGCCGGTAACGTGGAGCCCGATCGTCATCTATTTCGGCATCACCGTCATCCTCGGCATCATCGACTGGACGGGGCTCGCGCGTGCCGTGCGCTCCAAACTCCTGGCGCTGCGCGAGGAGGATTATGTCCAGGCCGCACAGCTGATGGGTGCCAGCACGCCACGCATCATCGGCCGGCACCTGGTGCCGGGCTTCATGTCGCATCTCATTGCTTCGGCGACGATTTCGATCCCCGGCATGATCCTTGGAGAGACCGCGCTCTCCTTCCTCGGCCTCGGCCTTCGTCCGCCGATCACCAGCTGGGGCATTCTGCTGACCGAGGCAAAAAGCGTCAGCGTCATCGCCTTCTATCCATGGCTGCTCTATCCGATCATTCCTGTTGTTCTTGTCATTTTGGCGTTCAACTTTCTGGGAGACGGCTTGCGTGATGCGGCAGATCCCTACAAATAG
- a CDS encoding ABC transporter permease: MLRYILWRIAAMVPTLFVISALVFTIIELPPGDFFESQIAELRASGETANLQEIEEMRQQYGFDKPEIVRYFYWVGGMLHGDFGYSFEYQLPVSDVVGDRLWLTMLVSFTTILLTWLIAFPIGIYSATHQYSWGDYGLTFLGLLGIAIPNFMLALILMYFANIWFGISIGHLMDQQYISAPMSWEKARSILSHLWIPVIIVGTAGTAGMIRRLRANLLDEMQKQYVVTARAKGLPPLKALVKYPLRMALNFFVADIGSILPSIISGAEIVAIVLSLETTGPMLIKALQSQDMYLAGSFLMFLAFLNVIGVLISDIALGFLDPRIRLQGRSTK, from the coding sequence GTGCTCAGATACATTCTCTGGCGCATCGCCGCCATGGTGCCGACGCTCTTCGTCATTTCGGCGCTGGTTTTCACGATTATCGAGCTGCCGCCCGGCGACTTCTTCGAGAGCCAGATCGCCGAGCTGCGTGCCTCCGGCGAGACCGCCAACCTCCAGGAAATCGAGGAGATGCGCCAGCAATACGGCTTCGACAAGCCGGAGATCGTGCGTTATTTCTACTGGGTCGGCGGCATGCTGCACGGCGATTTCGGCTATTCCTTCGAATATCAGCTGCCGGTCTCCGACGTGGTCGGCGATCGCCTCTGGCTGACGATGCTCGTCTCCTTCACGACGATCCTGCTCACCTGGCTGATCGCCTTTCCGATCGGCATCTATTCGGCCACGCACCAGTACAGTTGGGGTGATTACGGGCTGACGTTCCTCGGCCTGCTCGGCATCGCCATTCCGAACTTCATGCTGGCGCTGATCCTGATGTATTTCGCCAATATCTGGTTCGGCATCTCGATCGGCCATCTGATGGACCAGCAATATATCTCGGCGCCGATGAGCTGGGAGAAGGCGCGGTCGATCCTCTCTCACCTGTGGATCCCTGTGATCATCGTCGGCACGGCCGGCACGGCCGGCATGATCCGGCGGCTGCGTGCCAACCTGCTCGACGAGATGCAGAAGCAGTATGTCGTCACCGCCCGTGCCAAGGGCCTGCCGCCGCTGAAGGCGCTGGTCAAATATCCGCTGCGCATGGCGCTCAACTTCTTCGTCGCCGATATCGGCTCGATCCTGCCGTCGATCATCTCGGGCGCCGAGATCGTCGCGATCGTGCTGTCGCTGGAAACGACGGGGCCAATGCTCATCAAGGCGCTGCAGAGCCAGGACATGTATCTCGCCGGTTCCTTCCTGATGTTCCTGGCCTTCCTCAACGTCATCGGCGTGCTGATCTCCGACATCGCGCTCGGCTTCCTCGATCCCCGCATCCGTCTGCAAGGCAGGAGCACCAAATAA